The proteins below are encoded in one region of Nilaparvata lugens isolate BPH chromosome X, ASM1435652v1, whole genome shotgun sequence:
- the LOC120354632 gene encoding uncharacterized protein LOC120354632 produces the protein MEHSREHRVGGVSSRAIRHRISFENVAPDIENVLQNSKTRVFEIIREHAARFEGNVKWFLVLNVLLYKMVVLESEESEAVSSIVNLHSYSAIGMNVLESYDELNEQFMLAVRKILSSFDNFVRFGSGWVLKKIDSLDVNVIRYNPMYTSSYIQTPQFINNKKCVINIKNLSDKKCFLWSVLAYFHQKPNNSRLTVKYLSKFAHRLNTRGVNFPTTNRNIKKFEILNTDIAIHVIAYDNKKFFPYRTSIFRTRKYQINLLMLKGDAGKTHFCLINTANGKNGLSRLLSHLSKAKEQVAVCNFCFHRFTSDKRVNRDGKANLMRHLELCSKFQSQRTSYPKCGETIKFRKLGSTLKKKYTIYTDLETFVVNMDDNESEDVPITRSYTKKTVRHIPCGYCFVVIDVNGDIAYGPVLYRSSNINEKIMEKFLKEIVEVGDLLSADIKCEIPMEHLSDRQQREFQNADKCGLCDEVFTETDTKVRHHAHENGKFLCAAHVSCNLNTRTDDTISYYFHNFRGFDSHFILKALAKCKKEISLTLK, from the coding sequence ATGGAGCATAGCAGAGAACACAGAGTTGGAGGGGTGAGTTCGCGAGCAATTCGCCATCGCATTTCCTTCGAAAACGTAGCacctgacattgaaaatgtgcttcaaaACTCGAAAACTCGTGTTTTCGAGATAATAAGAGAACACGCTGCACGTTTCGAAGGAAATGTCAAATGGTTTttagtattaaatgtattattgtataagatggtAGTTTTAGAATCAGAGGAATCCGAAGCTGTTTCATCCATTGTGAATCTTCATAGCTACTCGGCCATAGGCATGAATGTCTTGGAGAGTTATGacgaattgaatgaacaatttatgttagcagttaggaaaattttaagttcattcgataactttgttcgatttgggagtgggtgggtgttgaagaagattgactcgcttgatgtaaatgtgattagatataatccaatgtacacaagcagttatattcaaacaccccagttcatcaacaataagaaatgtgttatcaatatcaaaaatctttctgataaaaagtgttttctgtggagTGTTCTAGCCTATTTTCACCAGAAACCGAATAACAGTCGCTTAACGgtgaaatatttgagcaaatttgctcacaggctgaacactcgcGGAGTTAATTTCCCAACCACCAATCGCaacataaagaaatttgaaattctcaatacagacatcgcaattcatgttatcgcgtatgacaacaaaaagtttttcccctatcgaacaagcatattccgtacgcgtaaataccaaattaatcttttaatgttgaaaggcgatgcaggaaaaactcatttttgtttaattaacaccgcgaacgggaaaaatgGATTGTCGCGTCTTCTTTCTCACCTTTCGAAAGCTAAAGAACAAGTAgctgtttgtaatttctgttttcacagatTTACATCAGACAAAAGAGTAAACCGGgatgggaaagcaaatttgatgagacatctagagctttgttcaaagttcCAGTCTCAGAGAACTTCATACCCAAAATGTGGTGAGACAATCAAATTTAGAAAACTCGGTTCgactttgaagaaaaagtatacaatctacacggatttggaaacatttgttgtgaatatggaTGATAATGAATCTGAGGATGTACCTATTACCAGaagttacaccaagaaaacgGTGCGTCATATTCcatgcgggtattgtttcgttgtaatTGATGTGAATGGGGATATCGCGTACGGGCCAGTACTCTATAGATcgagtaatatcaatgaaaagatcatggagaaatttctcaaggaaataGTCGAAGTGGGTGATTTATTGAGTGcagatataaaatgtgaaattccgatGGAGCATTTAAGTGATCGTCAGCAACGCGAATTTCAAAACGCTGATAAGTGCGGCCTTTGCGATGAAGTTTTTACCGAAACAGACACAAAGGTTCGCCATCAtgcacatgaaaatggaaagtttttgtgtGCTGCTCATGTGTCGTGTAATTTAAATACTCGAACTGACGATACGATTAGCTAttacttccataattttaggggatttgacagtcattttattctaaaagctctcgcaaaatgtaaaaaagaaatttcct